A window of Streptomyces caniferus contains these coding sequences:
- a CDS encoding glycosyltransferase 87 family protein — translation MSAAEGTRTGRRTWGQGIARPRGLVIATALLMASLAGLWLLYQVLPMPMSDIAVYRAEGQAAAAGGDLYGFTVTKWALPATYPPFAAVLFIPTTWVSLGTLKVVGVLVNAVLLALLIHLSCKAAGLRKAAGTAPVILASTALGLWLEPVFQTFVFGQVNLALTCLVLWDLSRPDGARFKGFATGIAAGIKLTPAIFGLYLLVTGRVKAAFTVLGGFLVSALLGWLVLPAASIEFWTQRMFETGRVGKIWIVDNQSLQGLITRVLHDPEPGLLWAVPALLTAAAGLYTARRVYKRRGLDSWGVLCTAVTALLVSPISWSHHWVWCVPLLVALAAHTRRSPWRRALLAAVTVVFAARTMWIIPHTGDLDLHFAWWQQPFAAPYPVLGLALLAAVVRWTRQPSAASGTPVVPGVPGGCLPAQRAGQELPSGSRAG, via the coding sequence GTGTCTGCCGCCGAGGGGACGCGGACGGGGAGACGGACTTGGGGGCAGGGCATCGCCCGCCCCCGCGGCCTGGTGATCGCCACGGCGCTGCTCATGGCCTCGTTGGCCGGACTGTGGCTGCTCTACCAGGTCCTGCCGATGCCGATGTCCGATATAGCGGTCTACCGGGCCGAGGGCCAGGCGGCCGCGGCCGGCGGCGATCTCTACGGGTTCACGGTCACCAAGTGGGCACTTCCGGCCACCTATCCACCCTTCGCGGCGGTGCTCTTCATACCGACCACCTGGGTCTCCCTCGGCACCCTCAAAGTCGTCGGCGTACTCGTCAACGCGGTCCTTCTCGCGCTGCTGATCCACCTCTCCTGCAAGGCCGCGGGCCTGCGCAAGGCAGCCGGCACCGCGCCCGTCATCCTCGCCTCCACCGCGCTCGGCCTGTGGCTGGAGCCGGTCTTCCAGACCTTCGTCTTCGGCCAGGTCAACCTCGCGCTGACCTGCCTGGTCCTGTGGGACCTCTCCCGGCCGGACGGCGCCCGCTTCAAGGGGTTCGCCACCGGCATCGCGGCCGGCATCAAACTCACGCCCGCGATCTTCGGCCTCTATCTCCTGGTCACCGGCCGGGTGAAGGCCGCCTTTACCGTCCTCGGCGGGTTTCTGGTCTCGGCGTTGCTGGGCTGGCTGGTGCTGCCCGCCGCCAGCATCGAGTTCTGGACGCAGCGGATGTTCGAGACCGGCCGGGTCGGCAAGATCTGGATCGTCGACAACCAGTCGCTCCAGGGCCTGATCACCCGCGTGCTGCACGACCCCGAGCCCGGTCTCCTGTGGGCGGTGCCCGCGCTGCTGACCGCCGCGGCCGGGCTCTACACCGCCCGCCGGGTGTACAAGCGGCGCGGCCTGGACAGCTGGGGTGTGCTCTGCACGGCCGTCACGGCCCTGCTGGTCTCGCCGATCAGCTGGTCCCACCACTGGGTCTGGTGCGTGCCGCTGCTCGTCGCGCTCGCCGCGCACACCCGGCGCAGCCCGTGGCGCAGGGCGCTGCTGGCCGCCGTCACCGTCGTCTTCGCCGCCCGCACGATGTGGATCATCCCGCACACCGGCGACCTCGACCTGCACTTCGCGTGGTGGCAGCAGCCGTTCGCGGCCCCGTACCCCGTGCTCGGTCTCGCCCTGCTGGCGGCCGTGGTCCGGTGGACGCGGCAGCCCTCCGCCGCCTCCGGTACCCCCGTGGTCCCCGGCGTCCCGGGCGGCTGCCTTCCGGCGCAGCGCGCCGGACAGGAACTGCCCAGCGGGTCCCGGGCGGGCTGA
- a CDS encoding HelD family protein, translating into MAASRAALRAMREDAEALNIADVTANWVNAEVLQGEIDARIKALADLSHTPLFFGRLDYLHAPGLDLAEGASRGAAHRASGEGGDGQREGENFYIGRRHVHDADGDPMVIDWRAPVSQPFYRASKKDPMDLRLRRRFGYTAGELTAYEDEHLTDPAEAERTSRLLQSEIERPRVGPMRDIVATIQPEQDEIVRAGIGGSVCVQGAPGTGKTAVGLHRVAYLLYAHRERLARAGTLVIGPNRSFLHYIEQVLPALGELEVKQATVDDLVGHAEVRGTDEAAAATVKGDARMAEVLRRAVRSHITMPQEPCVVVRGSRRWRVPAYELEELVTELMDRDIRYGAAREALPQRIAHAVLVRMEQAGEAPDDRVQDAVARNAAVKAAVKAVWPPVDPAKLVLRLLGDAEFLAEQSEGILTPEEQKTILWTKPARSVKSAKWSSADTVLIDEAMDLVARTHSLGHVVLDEAQDLSPMQYRAVGRRCSTGSATILGDIAQGTTPWATDTWEEALRHLGKPGSAVEELTQGFRVPREVIAYASRLLPAIAPDLTEATSIRESAGDFEIRPVEPADLTTATLAACDEALKKEGSVGLIAAEARIPTLRGALEAAGVVCLAPGEETSAEARLTLVPATLAKGLEYDYVVLDEPAAIVDGEPDERTGLRRLYVCLTRPVSGLTVVHAAALPEQLAGP; encoded by the coding sequence CTGGCCGCCTCCCGCGCGGCGCTGCGCGCCATGCGCGAGGACGCCGAGGCGCTGAACATCGCCGATGTCACGGCGAACTGGGTCAACGCCGAGGTCCTCCAGGGCGAGATCGACGCCCGGATCAAGGCGCTCGCGGACCTCTCCCACACCCCGCTCTTCTTCGGCCGCCTCGATTACCTCCACGCCCCCGGCCTCGACCTCGCCGAAGGCGCCTCACGAGGGGCGGCGCACCGCGCCTCCGGCGAGGGTGGTGATGGGCAACGGGAGGGCGAGAACTTCTACATCGGCCGACGGCACGTCCACGACGCCGACGGCGACCCCATGGTCATCGACTGGCGCGCGCCCGTGTCCCAGCCGTTCTACCGGGCCTCCAAGAAGGACCCGATGGACCTCCGGCTGCGCCGCCGGTTCGGTTACACGGCCGGTGAGTTGACCGCCTACGAGGACGAGCACCTCACCGACCCCGCGGAGGCGGAACGGACCAGCCGGCTCCTCCAGTCCGAGATCGAGCGCCCGCGCGTCGGCCCCATGCGGGACATCGTCGCCACGATCCAGCCGGAGCAGGACGAGATCGTGCGCGCCGGCATCGGCGGCTCGGTCTGCGTACAGGGGGCGCCGGGCACCGGTAAGACGGCCGTCGGCCTGCACCGTGTCGCGTATCTGCTGTACGCGCACCGTGAGCGGCTGGCCCGCGCCGGCACCCTCGTCATCGGCCCGAACCGCTCGTTCCTGCACTACATCGAGCAGGTGCTGCCGGCCCTCGGTGAGCTGGAGGTCAAGCAGGCCACGGTCGACGACCTGGTCGGCCATGCGGAGGTGCGCGGTACCGACGAGGCGGCCGCCGCGACGGTCAAGGGCGACGCGCGCATGGCGGAGGTGCTGCGACGGGCGGTCCGCTCGCACATCACCATGCCGCAGGAGCCCTGCGTGGTCGTCCGCGGCTCCCGCCGCTGGCGCGTACCGGCCTATGAACTCGAAGAACTCGTCACGGAGTTGATGGACCGGGACATCCGCTACGGAGCCGCCCGCGAGGCGTTGCCGCAGCGGATCGCGCATGCCGTACTGGTCCGGATGGAGCAGGCGGGCGAGGCCCCGGACGACCGGGTGCAGGACGCGGTGGCCCGTAACGCCGCCGTGAAGGCCGCGGTCAAGGCGGTGTGGCCGCCGGTCGACCCGGCCAAGCTGGTGCTGCGGCTGCTGGGCGACGCGGAGTTCCTGGCCGAGCAGTCCGAGGGGATCCTGACGCCCGAGGAGCAGAAGACGATCCTGTGGACCAAGCCGGCCCGCAGCGTGAAGAGCGCCAAGTGGTCGTCGGCGGACACGGTGTTGATCGACGAGGCGATGGACCTGGTCGCACGCACCCACTCCCTCGGCCATGTGGTCCTGGACGAGGCGCAGGACCTCTCCCCCATGCAGTACCGCGCGGTCGGCCGCCGCTGCTCCACGGGCTCCGCGACCATCCTCGGCGACATCGCACAGGGCACCACTCCCTGGGCGACCGACACCTGGGAGGAGGCGCTGCGGCACCTGGGCAAGCCCGGCTCGGCCGTCGAGGAGCTCACCCAGGGCTTCCGTGTGCCGCGCGAGGTCATCGCCTACGCGTCCCGGCTGCTGCCCGCCATCGCCCCCGACCTGACGGAGGCCACCTCCATCCGCGAGTCGGCGGGCGACTTCGAGATCCGCCCGGTCGAACCGGCGGATCTGACCACCGCCACCCTCGCCGCCTGCGACGAGGCGCTGAAGAAGGAGGGCTCGGTCGGCCTGATCGCCGCGGAGGCCCGTATTCCGACGCTGCGCGGTGCGCTGGAGGCGGCGGGCGTGGTCTGCCTCGCCCCCGGCGAGGAGACCTCGGCCGAGGCCCGGCTGACGCTGGTGCCCGCCACGCTCGCCAAGGGCCTGGAGTACGACTACGTCGTCCTGGACGAGCCGGCCGCGATCGTCGACGGCGAACCGGACGAACGCACCGGCCTGCGCCGCCTGTACGTATGCCTGACCCGGCCGGTGTCCGGCCTGACGGTGGTCCATGCGGCGGCGCTGCCGGAACAGCTGGCCGGCCCCTGA
- a CDS encoding serine/threonine-protein kinase, translating into MTGIGMKPLGGDDPQRLGVYRLLGRLGAGGMGRIYLARSTVDGSLVAVKTLLAEGLVSETDRRRFAREVTLARRIDSAFTARVRDADPGAEQPWMAIEYIPAPALSELVRSEGRLPGSAVRWIAAGTAQALVILHEAGIVHRDVKPQNILLPLAGPRLIDFGISHANDITRTSLTLGTIAFTSPEQARAEPSTTASDVYSLGATLFHLAVGRPPYPETADTIRLLTLVQRGALDLTGLPKELTPLIRPCLAADPAQRPEPADVLRQFLEELDRSPTSRRGERWLPPRWTALIEAYEAQGRALREGGGGDEALTVDARTRQVPPPAPTRVSTEERAARREQAARAARKEEEQRAARQKQEERDRAERERAARAARERKEAEDRRRAAARARAAAEAEKKQRREREERERRQRAEQARRAQRARASGQAGAASPGRAGAASSPRPPSGAKAGAPTAAPRASASSPSSAAKTADSSSGCFWVVIAVIAFAVFIWKPWDGSDTAGSTGSGTSTGGASSSTSSGTYSSGGLGSATTTGTSTGGGTGSGPTRDTSASGTSTSGSSTGGSSTSGATTSAPTTAVSRTPSPADRAFASVRAGDCLDAYQNGYGSWSRTAPERVGCGAADAYLRVLRVTPSGGGCTSGSGRGSWWHTGVDHTFTNLCVERQFRTGQCFLAKAGGGRPGPANLLTMWSCGAGRVPSEFSYIMQVTALLPSSAGTNACPADPGHYRYSWNVYDGRTMICAKVA; encoded by the coding sequence ATGACCGGCATCGGCATGAAGCCGCTCGGCGGCGACGATCCGCAGCGGCTCGGCGTCTACCGGCTGCTCGGGCGGCTCGGCGCGGGCGGGATGGGACGGATCTATCTGGCGCGGTCCACGGTGGACGGTTCGCTCGTCGCGGTGAAAACACTGCTGGCCGAGGGCCTGGTCAGCGAGACCGACCGGCGGCGGTTCGCCCGTGAGGTGACGCTGGCCCGGCGGATCGACAGCGCCTTCACGGCCCGGGTGCGCGACGCCGACCCGGGCGCCGAGCAGCCCTGGATGGCCATCGAGTACATACCGGCGCCCGCGCTGTCCGAGCTCGTCCGCAGCGAGGGACGGCTGCCGGGTTCGGCGGTGCGCTGGATCGCCGCCGGCACCGCCCAGGCCTTGGTGATCCTGCACGAGGCGGGCATCGTCCACCGGGACGTCAAACCCCAGAACATCCTGCTGCCGCTGGCCGGGCCGCGCCTGATCGACTTCGGTATCTCGCACGCCAACGACATCACGCGTACCTCGCTGACGCTGGGCACCATCGCCTTCACCTCGCCCGAGCAGGCGCGCGCCGAGCCGTCCACCACGGCGTCCGACGTGTACTCGCTGGGCGCCACGCTCTTCCACCTCGCCGTCGGCCGCCCGCCCTACCCCGAGACCGCCGACACGATCCGGCTGCTGACCCTCGTTCAGCGCGGCGCGCTCGACCTGACGGGGCTGCCCAAGGAACTCACCCCGCTGATCCGGCCGTGCCTGGCCGCCGATCCGGCCCAGCGGCCCGAACCGGCCGACGTCCTGCGGCAGTTCCTGGAGGAACTCGACCGGTCGCCCACGTCGCGGCGCGGCGAGCGCTGGCTGCCGCCGCGGTGGACCGCACTGATCGAGGCGTACGAGGCCCAGGGGCGGGCGTTACGCGAGGGCGGGGGCGGGGACGAGGCGCTCACCGTCGACGCGCGGACGCGGCAGGTGCCGCCGCCGGCGCCCACCCGGGTCTCCACCGAGGAGCGGGCCGCACGGCGGGAACAGGCCGCGCGCGCCGCGCGCAAGGAGGAGGAGCAGCGGGCCGCCCGCCAGAAGCAGGAGGAGCGGGACCGCGCCGAGCGGGAGCGCGCGGCGCGCGCGGCCCGGGAACGGAAGGAGGCGGAGGACCGCAGGCGGGCGGCGGCCAGGGCGCGGGCGGCCGCGGAGGCCGAGAAGAAGCAGCGCCGCGAACGCGAGGAGCGGGAGCGGCGGCAGCGCGCGGAGCAGGCGCGGCGCGCGCAGCGGGCCCGGGCCTCGGGGCAGGCGGGCGCGGCCTCCCCGGGGCGGGCGGGTGCGGCCTCCTCGCCCCGGCCGCCGTCCGGCGCGAAAGCCGGGGCGCCCACCGCGGCCCCGCGCGCCTCCGCGTCCTCGCCCTCGTCCGCCGCGAAGACCGCCGACTCCTCGTCCGGCTGCTTCTGGGTGGTGATCGCGGTCATCGCGTTCGCGGTCTTCATCTGGAAGCCCTGGGACGGCAGCGACACCGCCGGCTCGACGGGCAGCGGGACGTCGACCGGCGGCGCATCGAGCAGCACATCGAGCGGTACGTACAGCAGCGGCGGGCTCGGCTCCGCCACGACGACCGGCACCTCCACCGGCGGCGGCACCGGTTCCGGGCCCACCCGCGACACCTCCGCGAGCGGCACGTCCACCAGTGGTTCGTCCACCGGCGGCTCCTCCACCAGCGGCGCGACCACCTCCGCACCCACCACCGCGGTGTCCCGCACGCCCAGCCCGGCCGACCGGGCCTTTGCCTCCGTACGGGCCGGCGACTGCCTCGACGCCTACCAGAACGGCTACGGCAGCTGGAGCCGTACGGCGCCGGAGCGGGTCGGCTGTGGCGCGGCCGACGCCTACCTACGGGTGCTGCGGGTGACTCCGAGCGGGGGCGGCTGCACGTCCGGGAGCGGACGCGGCAGCTGGTGGCACACGGGGGTGGACCACACCTTCACGAACCTGTGTGTGGAGCGGCAGTTCCGGACGGGCCAGTGTTTCCTGGCCAAGGCCGGGGGCGGCCGGCCCGGCCCGGCGAACCTCCTCACCATGTGGAGCTGCGGCGCCGGACGGGTGCCCTCGGAGTTCAGCTACATCATGCAGGTCACGGCCCTCCTGCCGTCGTCCGCGGGCACGAATGCCTGTCCGGCCGACCCGGGCCACTACCGCTACTCCTGGAACGTGTACGACGGCCGGACCATGATCTGCGCCAAGGTCGCCTGA
- a CDS encoding copper homeostasis protein CutC codes for MSKRALLEVIALGPQDAVAARAGGADRLELVTDMAADGLTPPRAAFAAIRAAVDLPLRVMLRAADGFAAGDVAALCEEAAALRAEGADEFVLGFLTPDGRPDLDAVAALAEVIDGCRWTFHRAIDRAADRDALRKELSGAPGTAGLDTYLTAGAAQGVDAGVPTLLAEQARTAAGEPGYGPRILVGGGLGLGQLPALRAAGLDAFHIGGAARPAGWSAPVDAAAVRTWREALDQPVVQRV; via the coding sequence ATGAGCAAGCGCGCGCTCCTGGAGGTCATCGCGCTCGGCCCGCAGGACGCGGTCGCCGCCCGGGCCGGCGGGGCCGACCGCCTGGAGCTGGTCACGGACATGGCGGCCGACGGGCTCACCCCGCCCCGGGCCGCCTTCGCGGCGATCCGGGCGGCCGTCGACCTCCCGCTGCGGGTGATGCTGCGGGCCGCCGACGGCTTCGCGGCCGGTGACGTGGCGGCACTGTGCGAGGAGGCCGCTGCGCTGCGGGCGGAGGGCGCCGACGAGTTCGTCCTCGGCTTCCTGACGCCGGACGGGCGGCCGGATCTCGATGCGGTGGCGGCGCTGGCCGAGGTGATCGACGGCTGCCGGTGGACCTTCCACCGGGCCATCGACCGGGCCGCCGACCGGGACGCGCTGCGCAAGGAGCTGTCGGGGGCGCCCGGCACCGCGGGGCTCGACACCTATCTGACGGCCGGTGCCGCGCAGGGCGTCGACGCGGGGGTGCCGACGCTGCTGGCCGAGCAGGCGCGTACGGCGGCGGGCGAGCCCGGGTACGGTCCGCGGATCCTGGTCGGCGGCGGGCTCGGCCTCGGTCAGCTGCCGGCGCTGCGCGCGGCCGGACTGGACGCGTTCCACATCGGGGGCGCCGCCCGGCCCGCAGGCTGGTCGGCACCGGTGGACGCGGCGGCCGTACGGACCTGGCGGGAGGCGCTGGACCAGCCCGTCGTCCAGCGGGTCTGA
- a CDS encoding HD domain-containing protein, producing the protein MTPVSRTADTTTDPTQELRQRWAVTVAKARGAKNPTAPDPAPYADNLLSRWREPQRRYHTVEHLTAVLYRIDELAQHADDLPTVQLAAWFHDAVYRPDRSENEERSAALAERALPELGIGPARTAEVARLVRLTVTHDPAPDDPDGEVLCDADLAVLAGSPDEYAAYAAAVRAEYAFVPDPDFLAGRSAVLSQLLSLPRLFRTPRGYDRWEHLARRNLTTELDLLRGA; encoded by the coding sequence ATGACCCCCGTGTCCCGTACGGCAGACACCACCACCGACCCGACGCAGGAGCTGCGGCAGCGCTGGGCCGTGACCGTCGCCAAGGCCCGCGGCGCCAAGAACCCCACGGCACCCGACCCCGCCCCGTATGCGGACAACCTCCTGTCCCGTTGGCGCGAGCCGCAACGCCGCTATCACACCGTCGAGCATCTGACCGCGGTCCTCTACCGCATCGACGAACTCGCGCAGCACGCCGACGACTTGCCCACCGTCCAGTTGGCGGCCTGGTTCCACGACGCCGTCTACCGGCCGGACCGCTCCGAGAACGAGGAGCGCAGCGCGGCCCTCGCCGAACGCGCACTGCCCGAGCTGGGCATCGGCCCGGCCCGCACGGCCGAGGTCGCCCGCCTGGTACGGCTCACCGTCACCCACGACCCGGCGCCCGACGACCCCGACGGCGAGGTGCTGTGCGACGCCGACCTCGCCGTGCTCGCCGGTTCCCCCGACGAGTACGCGGCCTACGCCGCCGCGGTCCGCGCCGAGTACGCTTTCGTCCCCGACCCCGACTTCCTCGCGGGCCGCTCCGCCGTGCTCTCCCAACTCCTCTCCCTCCCCCGCCTTTTCCGCACCCCCCGCGGCTACGACCGCTGGGAACACCTCGCCCGCCGCAACCTCACGACGGAGCTGGATCTGCTGCGGGGGGCCTAG
- a CDS encoding Cmx/CmrA family chloramphenicol efflux MFS transporter encodes MPAPSDRARLPIAVYVLGLSVFALGTSEFMLSGILQPLARDLRVSIPQAGLLVSAFAIGMVVGAPVLAAATLRLPRRTTLIALLAAFGLGQVAGALAPSYGVLFVSRVVSALACAGFWAVGAAVAVSLVPVTARARAMAVMVGGLSIANIAGVPAGALLGQHAGWRAAFWAVAGLAAIGLLGVVALVPRTAVPTGDDRPQLRRELAIYKDKQVWLALTATALNGAAVFALFSYLSPLLTGTAGLAESWVPTVLALFGVGALIGTFIGGRIADAHLFGTLFGGIIASTVVLTVLALTAHSPAAAIALSLMLGVTAFTTAPALNARMFNVANAAPTLAGATTTAAFNIGNTLGPWLGGLAIGAGWGYPSVAWTGAALAAAAVVTTAFAFRLHRTTSHSRLIASSATATPVPAGRTTADAGEAAEAARAGETARAGEAAEVRGAAGQH; translated from the coding sequence ATGCCAGCACCGTCCGACCGCGCCCGCCTGCCCATAGCCGTCTACGTCCTCGGCCTCTCCGTCTTCGCTCTCGGCACGTCCGAGTTCATGCTCTCCGGCATCCTCCAGCCGCTCGCCCGCGATCTGCGGGTCTCGATTCCGCAGGCCGGACTCCTGGTCTCCGCCTTCGCGATCGGCATGGTGGTCGGCGCGCCGGTGCTCGCCGCCGCAACGCTCCGGCTCCCGCGCCGGACGACCCTGATCGCCCTGCTCGCCGCCTTCGGCCTGGGCCAGGTGGCGGGCGCGCTGGCCCCCTCCTACGGCGTGCTGTTCGTCTCCCGCGTGGTGAGCGCGCTGGCCTGCGCCGGCTTCTGGGCGGTCGGTGCGGCCGTGGCCGTTTCGCTGGTGCCGGTGACCGCACGGGCCCGCGCGATGGCAGTCATGGTCGGCGGCCTCAGCATCGCCAATATCGCGGGCGTCCCGGCCGGCGCACTGCTCGGCCAGCACGCCGGCTGGCGCGCCGCCTTCTGGGCCGTGGCCGGACTGGCCGCGATCGGCCTGCTCGGCGTGGTCGCGCTGGTGCCGCGGACGGCCGTGCCCACCGGCGACGACCGCCCGCAGCTCCGCCGTGAGCTGGCCATCTACAAGGACAAGCAGGTCTGGCTGGCGCTGACCGCCACCGCGCTGAACGGCGCCGCGGTCTTCGCGCTCTTCTCCTACCTCTCGCCGCTGCTGACCGGCACCGCAGGCCTCGCCGAGAGCTGGGTGCCGACGGTGCTGGCGCTGTTCGGCGTCGGCGCGCTGATCGGTACGTTCATCGGCGGCCGGATCGCCGACGCGCACCTGTTCGGGACGCTCTTCGGCGGCATCATCGCGTCCACGGTCGTGCTGACCGTCCTGGCGCTGACCGCGCACAGCCCGGCCGCCGCCATCGCGCTCTCGCTGATGCTCGGGGTGACCGCGTTCACCACGGCCCCGGCGCTCAACGCCCGGATGTTCAACGTGGCGAACGCCGCGCCGACGCTGGCCGGCGCCACCACCACCGCCGCCTTCAACATCGGCAACACCCTCGGCCCCTGGCTCGGCGGTCTGGCCATCGGCGCGGGCTGGGGCTACCCGTCCGTGGCCTGGACCGGCGCCGCGCTGGCCGCGGCGGCCGTCGTCACCACGGCCTTCGCCTTCCGCCTGCACCGCACCACGAGCCACTCCCGGCTGATCGCCTCGTCGGCCACCGCCACGCCGGTACCGGCGGGACGCACGACAGCGGACGCGGGAGAGGCGGCAGAGGCCGCACGGGCCGGAGAGACCGCAAGGGCCGGAGAGGCAGCAGAGGTGAGGGGTGCGGCGGGACAGCACTGA
- a CDS encoding pyridoxamine 5'-phosphate oxidase family protein, with product MSTSEPGREPATDLDPDYSSEDATATGWPAAVGGMTEAEIFWLTTVRPDGRPHVTPLLAVWSDGALHFCTGPGERKAKNLESNAHCVLTTSTAGGNDLHAGLDVVVEGEAVQVGDEPTLRRLADLYVDKYGSDWHFDVRDGAFYGQGNRAVVFRVEPVTAFGFGRGETYSQTRWRFDGGA from the coding sequence ATGTCGACCAGCGAACCGGGCCGGGAACCGGCCACCGATCTCGATCCCGACTACAGCAGTGAGGACGCCACGGCGACCGGATGGCCCGCGGCCGTCGGCGGTATGACCGAGGCGGAGATCTTCTGGCTCACCACCGTCCGGCCCGACGGCCGCCCGCATGTCACCCCGCTGCTCGCCGTCTGGTCGGACGGCGCGCTCCACTTCTGCACCGGTCCCGGCGAACGCAAGGCCAAGAACCTCGAATCCAACGCCCACTGCGTGCTGACGACCTCGACCGCCGGCGGCAACGATCTGCACGCGGGGCTCGATGTGGTCGTCGAGGGCGAGGCGGTGCAGGTGGGCGACGAGCCGACACTGCGCCGACTGGCCGATCTGTACGTCGACAAGTACGGCAGCGACTGGCACTTCGACGTCCGCGACGGTGCGTTCTACGGGCAGGGCAACCGGGCCGTGGTCTTCCGCGTCGAGCCGGTCACGGCCTTCGGGTTCGGCCGGGGCGAGACCTACAGCCAGACGCGGTGGAGGTTCGACGGCGGGGCGTGA
- a CDS encoding DUF4031 domain-containing protein, whose protein sequence is MAIYIDPPTWPGHGRMWSHLVSDHSFDELHAFAAGIGAPRRAFERDHYDLPAERYRDAVRAGAVEVGSKELLRRLTAAGLRRPKNRPAPTG, encoded by the coding sequence GTGGCGATCTATATCGATCCGCCCACCTGGCCCGGGCACGGCCGCATGTGGTCGCATCTGGTCAGCGATCACTCCTTCGACGAACTGCACGCGTTCGCGGCGGGAATCGGCGCGCCCCGGCGGGCGTTCGAGCGCGACCACTACGACCTGCCGGCCGAGCGGTACCGCGACGCGGTGCGGGCCGGGGCCGTGGAGGTCGGCAGCAAGGAGCTGTTGCGCCGGCTGACGGCCGCGGGGCTGCGGCGTCCCAAGAACCGCCCGGCGCCGACGGGGTGA